The following nucleotide sequence is from Longimicrobiales bacterium.
GTGGAAACTTGGAGTGGTGGTGGACACTCGGCGTGCGCGGTCACGATCCGATGATGCTCCCACTTCTAGGTGAGGAAGACGCGGAAGGCTTCGTGCCCCTCGAATCCGTCCCGTTCTACCAGAATTGGTACGCCCGCATGCAGGTTCGCATCGTGACCGTCCAGATATTCATCGCCTGGGACAATTTCTCGAGGCGGCCGGAGCTACAACATTATCCTGGGCGAGTGCTGCCGATTACACGGACGATGTACGGGATTCGTTGGACGATGTTCAATTGACCGCTTCGCCCGTCCTCCACGCGACACGACCCAGGCATTACCTTATCCGGCTCTGTGGAGGCCTGATATGATCCGGAGTATGACCGGTTACGGTGAAGCCGAGCGGGAATCGCCCGCAGGTCGATTGAGGCTGGAAGTGAAGACGGTGAATCACCGCTACTTCAACACCAGCATCAAGACGCCCCACGGCTTCGACAAGTTCGAGCGGGACATCACTGAAGCGCTGAAGCGGTACCTGTCACGAGGGCACATCAGTGCTTCGATGACACTTGACCGAGCGTCATCCGCGGAGGAGTCAGCGCCCAAAGTCGACATCGAGCGTGCCAAGCAGATTCAAGCGGCCCTTGAGCACATGTCAGCTGAGCTTGGTGTGCCAGGTGAGGTCGATCTGTCCCTCATGGCCCGCTTCAGTGAAGTCTTCCGTGCTCCTGAGCAGGACCGTACTGCCGGCGTCGAGCCCGAGGTCGTCCAACAGCTTGCGGAAGCTGCGGCATTGTCGGTCCAGTCGTTTCGCGAAGCGGAAGGGGAGCGGCTCGCTGCGGACCTCGAAGGTCGGATGGCCGCCATGAGCGACGCGCTCGACAAGATCGAAGAGAGGGCGCCACAGCGGCTGATTTCGGAGCGGGACCGTCTCCGAGAAGCTGTGAAGGAGTTGGCGGAACAGACCGAGGTAGACGAGGACCGTCTTGCGCGGGAAATCGCCTACTTGGCAGAGAAGTGGGATATCAACGAAGAACTGGTCCGCTTTCGCTCTCATATTGAGCTCTTTCGAGAAGCGCTCACAGGCGACGCCTCAGAGCCCGTCGGAAAACGACTGGGTTTCCTCATCCAAGAGATGCATCGGGAGGCCAACACCATCGGATCGAAGGCGAACGACGCGGAGATCTCGCAGGCGTCCGTAGCGCTTAAGCAAGAAGTGGAGCGCGTCCGCGAACAAGTGGAGAACGTCGAGTGAGTCGGGCAGCACCACTTGTTCTCGCTGCCCCGAGCGGAACGGGCAAGACCACCCTCGCAAGGCGGCTTGTCGACACGTCAGAGCGTTTCGTATTCTCGATTTCGGCGACGACTCGGCCGGCTCGTGAAGGAGAGACGAGCGGGGTGGATTACCACTTCGTCGACAGACCAGCGTTCGAAGCGATGATCGAAGACGGGGCCTTGGTCGAATGGGCCACCGTACACGGCCATCTGTACGGCACTCCGCGCTCACAATTGGATGAAGCGGCCGCGCGAAGTGAGCACGTTGTGCTCGATATCGACGTGCAAGGCGCGCGTCAGATCCGAAACACCGTTGCCAACGCCAAGTTGATCTTCGTACTGCCGCCGTCCATCGAAATCATGATGGAACGGCTCAAGGGCCGAGGGACTGAGGACGATCAAGAGGTCGCTTGCCGACTACGTTCGGCGCTCGATGAGCTACAGGCTGTGCCCGAGTTCGACTACGTTGTCATCAACGACGATCTTGATTGCTGTGTAAAAGAGATCGAATCCATTGTTGCGGGACAGGACGGCGCTAAGGCCGCTTCGGTTCCGCTGGAGAATATCAAGGTCTTCCGGGCTGGTGTCGCTCGGGTCCTTGAGCAAGAGTATACACACGCAAACGGATGAGGAGTGGACAATGAGGGTTTTTACCCCCGATGAGGTGGCAGCCGGCAACGACAGCAAGTATCTCGGTGTGCTTGTGGCCGCCAAGTACGCACGTGAACTCAACACGCTTCCGGCTGACGCGATGCCGCTCGGCGAAGAAAAGAAGCTCACTACGCGTGCACTCGACGCGCTGACCTCCGGCCAGATCGAGTTCCGGCTCGTCAAGCGCCGTCTCAAGGATGACGTAGCGCTTTAAGGCGCTGACCGACTGAGACTCCGTGGCGAACCTCTCGCTGTCGCCTCGACGCCCCTGGCAGGATCGGCGCGTCGTTCTGGGTGTGACCGGCGGGATCGCTGCGTATAAGTCTATTCAAGTAGCGCGGGACCTCACGCGACTTGGGGCGACGGTAGACGTCGTCCTCACGTCTTCGGCCCAGAAATTTGTGGCACCGCTCAGCTTTGAGGGTGTCACGGGGCGCACGGCGCTGACCGATATGTTCTCTTCGGAAGGCGCCGCTTTGCATCTCAGGTTGGGACGGGATGCCGATGTGGTATGTGTTGCGCCGGCTACCGCGGATTTTTTGTCCCGTGCGGCTCATGGCAGGGCGGACGACCTGATATGTACGACGCTCCTCGCTACCCGGGCACCGGTAGTCATCGCTCCCGCCATGAACGACCGCATGTTCGCCCACCCCCAGGTACAGGCCAATATCGCCCATCTCCGGGATCACATTGGGTACCAGATCGTGGGGCCGGCTGAGGGAGCTCTGGCGGTAGGCGAAGGTGAGGGTCCGGGGCGGATGTTAGAGCCGTGGCAGATCGAAGAGCACATTGGCAGGGCGCTCACGAGTCCAGGGGCGTTGGACGGCCGTAGAGTGCTGATCACCGCAGGCCCCACCCGGGAGGCCATCGACCCGGTTCGTTACCTCGGGAATCGCTCCTCGGGACGTATGGGGTATGCCATCGCACAGGCGGCGTGGCGTCGAGGTGCTCAGGTCACGCTCGTTTCGGGGCCGAGTTCGTTGGAGCCCCCAGTGGGGGTGGACTTCGTGCCGGTCGAATCGGCGCTCCAAATGCACGACGCCGTCGACGGACTCATCGGAAGTAGCGACGTCAATGTTTTCGCAGCTGCAGTCTCTGATTTCCGCCCCGTTGATCCCAAGAACCGGAAGATGAAGCGGAGCGAGACCGGTAGTGACCTGAGCGTGGATCTCGTGGCCAATCCGGATATCACGGCCGACTCAAGCGCGTCGCGAAGAGTGGGCAGCTTCTCAGTCGGCTTCGCCCTTGAGACCGATGACCTGGTTGCCAACGCCCGGAAAAAACTCTCGGCGAAGAACTTGGATCTGTTGGTTGCTAACGACGCCACCGATCCTGGGGCTGGCTTCGAGGTAGCGACAAATCGAGTCACGATCTTGTCCACCGAGTCCGCTCCTGAGGCTCTGCCCCTGATGTCAAAGGAAGCGGTTGCTGAGGAGTTGTTGGACCGCATCGCTGCTCGTCTGAGCGAGGCACCTTGAGTGAGAAGCGGCCCCCGCTCGAAGA
It contains:
- the gmk gene encoding guanylate kinase, whose translation is MSRAAPLVLAAPSGTGKTTLARRLVDTSERFVFSISATTRPAREGETSGVDYHFVDRPAFEAMIEDGALVEWATVHGHLYGTPRSQLDEAAARSEHVVLDIDVQGARQIRNTVANAKLIFVLPPSIEIMMERLKGRGTEDDQEVACRLRSALDELQAVPEFDYVVINDDLDCCVKEIESIVAGQDGAKAASVPLENIKVFRAGVARVLEQEYTHANG
- a CDS encoding YicC family protein, which codes for MIRSMTGYGEAERESPAGRLRLEVKTVNHRYFNTSIKTPHGFDKFERDITEALKRYLSRGHISASMTLDRASSAEESAPKVDIERAKQIQAALEHMSAELGVPGEVDLSLMARFSEVFRAPEQDRTAGVEPEVVQQLAEAAALSVQSFREAEGERLAADLEGRMAAMSDALDKIEERAPQRLISERDRLREAVKELAEQTEVDEDRLAREIAYLAEKWDINEELVRFRSHIELFREALTGDASEPVGKRLGFLIQEMHREANTIGSKANDAEISQASVALKQEVERVREQVENVE
- a CDS encoding DNA-directed RNA polymerase subunit omega; protein product: MRVFTPDEVAAGNDSKYLGVLVAAKYARELNTLPADAMPLGEEKKLTTRALDALTSGQIEFRLVKRRLKDDVAL
- the coaBC gene encoding bifunctional phosphopantothenoylcysteine decarboxylase/phosphopantothenate--cysteine ligase CoaBC, with amino-acid sequence MANLSLSPRRPWQDRRVVLGVTGGIAAYKSIQVARDLTRLGATVDVVLTSSAQKFVAPLSFEGVTGRTALTDMFSSEGAALHLRLGRDADVVCVAPATADFLSRAAHGRADDLICTTLLATRAPVVIAPAMNDRMFAHPQVQANIAHLRDHIGYQIVGPAEGALAVGEGEGPGRMLEPWQIEEHIGRALTSPGALDGRRVLITAGPTREAIDPVRYLGNRSSGRMGYAIAQAAWRRGAQVTLVSGPSSLEPPVGVDFVPVESALQMHDAVDGLIGSSDVNVFAAAVSDFRPVDPKNRKMKRSETGSDLSVDLVANPDITADSSASRRVGSFSVGFALETDDLVANARKKLSAKNLDLLVANDATDPGAGFEVATNRVTILSTESAPEALPLMSKEAVAEELLDRIAARLSEAP